A single region of the Massilia sp. erpn genome encodes:
- a CDS encoding NF038122 family metalloprotease, with protein sequence MKILSTSTLLAALCSAATCSAAPHFNLTFLPGTSAQAQQGFIDAAARWSSLLRDDVSINLTLGFNPLDPGILGQARSAEDFYNYRDYRAAMLSDISSASDRLAVNHLPLNGFGLLINRTANNPHGYGSATPYVDNNGSDNNRTLFLTQAQAKALKLPVTPQAVTGCIGACDGFIQFSSNFTFDFNPRNGIDADAFDFVGVASHEIGHTLGFISGVDILDNNAPPHNGPFDDNEFTYVSGLDMFRYSSQSHAAGVIDWTADTREKYFSLDGGATQGPPLSTGTNFGDGHQASHWKDNLYIGLMDPTAGRGELLRISDNDRLAMDVNGWDLLNPVPEPAQVLLICAGLPILAAARNKKRKIFRKSTNCH encoded by the coding sequence ATGAAAATCCTCTCCACCTCCACCCTCTTGGCGGCGCTTTGCAGCGCGGCCACCTGTTCCGCCGCGCCCCATTTCAATCTGACCTTCCTGCCCGGCACGTCCGCCCAGGCGCAGCAAGGCTTTATCGATGCCGCCGCGCGCTGGTCGTCCCTGCTGCGCGACGATGTGAGCATCAATCTGACGCTGGGCTTCAATCCGCTCGACCCCGGCATTCTTGGTCAAGCCAGGTCGGCCGAAGATTTTTACAACTACCGCGATTACCGTGCCGCCATGCTCAGCGATATCAGCTCGGCCAGCGACCGGCTCGCCGTCAACCACTTGCCGCTCAACGGCTTTGGCCTGCTGATCAACCGCACCGCCAACAATCCCCATGGCTACGGCAGCGCCACGCCCTATGTCGACAATAACGGCAGCGACAATAACCGCACCCTGTTTCTGACGCAGGCCCAGGCCAAGGCACTCAAGCTGCCGGTGACGCCGCAAGCAGTGACGGGATGCATCGGCGCCTGCGACGGCTTCATCCAGTTCAGCAGCAATTTCACATTCGACTTCAATCCCCGCAACGGCATCGATGCCGACGCTTTCGACTTTGTCGGCGTCGCCTCGCACGAGATCGGCCATACGCTGGGCTTCATCAGCGGGGTCGACATCCTCGACAACAACGCGCCGCCGCACAACGGCCCGTTCGACGACAACGAGTTCACCTATGTCAGCGGGCTGGACATGTTCCGCTACTCCAGCCAGAGCCACGCCGCCGGCGTGATCGACTGGACCGCCGACACGCGCGAGAAATATTTTTCGCTCGATGGAGGTGCCACGCAAGGCCCGCCGCTCTCCACCGGCACCAATTTCGGCGACGGCCACCAAGCCAGCCACTGGAAGGACAATCTGTATATCGGCCTGATGGATCCGACCGCCGGACGCGGCGAACTGCTGCGCATCAGCGACAACGACCGGCTGGCGATGGATGTGAACGGCTGGGACTTGCTCAATCCCGTACCCGAACCCGCGCAAGTGCTGCTGATCTGTGCCGGTTTGCCCATTCTTGCGGCAGCCCGCAATAAAAAACGAAAAATCTTTCGCAAAAGCACAAATTGCCATTGA
- the rnr gene encoding ribonuclease R, whose product MNQSTHTIPSREDILGIFRSAKAPLDLRTLALSLKVKPDSQAVLTRRLNAMERDGQIRSDASGFYVLADHSEFISGRVSSHRDGFGFVIPDEPGEDLFLSEREMQKVLHGDRVMARITGHDRRGRPEGTIVEVVQRGNTHIIGRLLKDNGVWIVAPEDKRIGQDILLEGSPGKAKSGQIVSLELTEQPGRFKQPVGKIVEVLGDMDDPGMEIEIAVRKFGVPHIFSPAALKQAAKLPDVVHEADWGERVDLRDVPLVTIDGEDARDFDDAVYCEPVKIGRSKAFRLIVAIADVSHYVKPNDSLDGDALERSTSVYFPRRVIPMLPEKLSNGLCSLNPAVDRLTLVCDAVITAAGDIKAYQFYPAVIHSAARLTYTEVAAILGNTKGPEAARRPAIVPHLQNLYDVYHALLKARLERGAIDFETTETYIVCNPAGKIEKIIPRTRNDAHKLIEECMLAANVCAADLLLRHKHPGTYRIHAGPTKEKLTQVRSFLKQVGLHLGGGDTPAAADYAELMKKVKERPDASLLQTMLLRSMQQAVYSPDNIGHFGLAYEAYAHFTSPIRRYPDLLTHRAIKAILAGKKYEPKVGDTSVLNTNVSNATRKQQLKDKQEGKQKKADPTIWDALGIHCSANERRADEASRDVEAWLKCYFMQDKLGEEFSGIITGVTTFGIFVQLDQLFVEGLVHVTDLGADFFQYDDARHELRGERTGKRYQLTDRVNVQVVRVDLESRKIDLRLADSEMVGIPAPKKGRGKAAYDDFDDAEEVPAGRSRKPASRTNVKPGPSITPRYPSKASAGAGGGAGAASAPASKSKPGAKAAPKPAKRAKATTSRKAAAKKKKR is encoded by the coding sequence TTGAACCAGTCTACCCACACCATTCCCAGCCGCGAGGATATTCTCGGCATTTTCCGCAGCGCCAAAGCGCCCCTCGACCTGCGTACTCTTGCGCTGTCGCTGAAAGTGAAACCCGATTCCCAGGCTGTATTAACGCGCCGGCTGAATGCCATGGAGCGCGACGGCCAGATTCGGTCCGACGCATCCGGCTTCTATGTATTAGCCGACCATTCCGAATTCATTTCCGGCCGCGTCAGCAGCCACCGCGACGGCTTCGGCTTCGTGATCCCGGACGAGCCGGGCGAAGACCTGTTCCTGTCCGAGCGCGAAATGCAGAAAGTGCTGCATGGCGACCGCGTCATGGCGCGCATCACCGGCCATGACCGCCGCGGCCGTCCGGAAGGCACCATTGTCGAAGTGGTCCAGCGCGGCAATACCCATATCATCGGCCGCCTGTTGAAAGACAATGGCGTCTGGATCGTTGCGCCCGAAGACAAGCGCATCGGCCAGGACATCTTGCTTGAGGGTTCGCCCGGCAAGGCCAAGTCCGGCCAGATCGTCAGCCTGGAGTTGACCGAGCAGCCGGGCCGCTTCAAGCAGCCGGTCGGCAAGATCGTTGAAGTGCTGGGCGATATGGATGATCCCGGCATGGAGATCGAAATCGCCGTGCGTAAATTCGGCGTGCCGCATATCTTTTCGCCGGCCGCGCTGAAGCAGGCCGCCAAGCTGCCCGACGTCGTGCATGAAGCCGACTGGGGCGAGCGCGTCGACCTGCGCGACGTGCCGCTAGTGACCATCGACGGCGAAGACGCGCGCGACTTCGACGATGCCGTGTACTGCGAACCGGTGAAGATCGGCCGCAGCAAGGCCTTCCGCCTGATCGTGGCGATCGCCGACGTCAGCCACTATGTGAAGCCGAACGATTCCCTCGACGGCGATGCGCTCGAGCGCAGCACCTCGGTCTACTTCCCGCGCCGCGTGATCCCCATGCTGCCGGAGAAGCTGTCCAACGGCCTGTGCTCGCTGAATCCGGCGGTGGACCGTCTGACCCTGGTGTGCGACGCGGTGATCACCGCCGCCGGCGATATCAAGGCCTATCAGTTCTATCCGGCCGTGATCCACTCGGCCGCGCGCCTGACCTATACCGAAGTGGCGGCCATTCTTGGCAATACCAAGGGTCCGGAAGCGGCGCGCCGCCCGGCCATCGTGCCGCACCTGCAGAACCTGTACGACGTCTACCACGCCCTGCTCAAGGCACGCCTGGAGCGCGGCGCGATCGACTTCGAAACCACCGAGACCTATATCGTCTGCAACCCGGCCGGCAAGATCGAGAAGATCATTCCGCGCACCCGCAACGATGCGCACAAGCTGATCGAAGAGTGCATGCTGGCCGCCAACGTGTGCGCGGCCGACCTGCTGTTGCGCCATAAGCATCCCGGCACCTACCGCATCCACGCCGGCCCGACCAAGGAAAAACTGACGCAGGTGCGCAGCTTCCTGAAACAGGTCGGCCTGCATCTGGGTGGCGGCGATACGCCGGCGGCTGCCGATTACGCGGAGCTGATGAAGAAGGTCAAGGAGCGTCCCGACGCGTCGCTGCTGCAAACCATGCTGCTGCGCTCCATGCAGCAGGCGGTCTACAGCCCGGACAATATCGGTCACTTCGGCCTGGCGTATGAGGCGTATGCCCACTTCACCAGCCCGATCCGCCGCTACCCCGACCTGCTGACGCACCGCGCCATCAAAGCCATCCTGGCCGGCAAGAAGTACGAGCCGAAAGTGGGCGACACCAGTGTGCTGAACACCAATGTCTCCAACGCCACGCGCAAGCAGCAGTTGAAGGACAAGCAGGAAGGCAAGCAGAAAAAAGCCGATCCGACCATCTGGGATGCGCTGGGCATTCACTGCTCGGCCAACGAGCGCCGCGCCGACGAAGCGTCGCGCGATGTGGAAGCCTGGTTGAAGTGCTACTTCATGCAGGACAAGCTGGGCGAAGAGTTCAGCGGCATCATCACCGGCGTGACCACCTTCGGCATTTTCGTCCAGCTGGACCAGCTGTTCGTCGAAGGCCTGGTGCACGTCACCGACCTGGGCGCCGATTTCTTCCAGTACGACGATGCGCGCCATGAGCTGCGCGGCGAACGCACCGGCAAGCGCTATCAGCTGACCGACCGCGTGAATGTGCAGGTGGTGCGCGTGGACCTGGAATCGCGCAAGATCGACCTGCGCCTGGCCGACAGCGAAATGGTCGGCATCCCGGCGCCGAAGAAAGGCCGAGGCAAAGCCGCTTACGACGATTTCGACGATGCCGAAGAAGTGCCGGCAGGCCGTTCGCGCAAGCCCGCTTCGCGCACCAATGTGAAACCAGGCCCAAGCATCACGCCGCGCTATCCGTCCAAGGCCAGCGCTGGTGCGGGTGGCGGTGCCGGTGCTGCCAGTGCGCCGGCCAGCAAGAGCAAGCCGGGCGCCAAGGCCGCGCCGAAACCGGCCAAGCGCGCCAAGGCCACAACCTCGCGCAAGGCTGCAGCGAAAAAGAAAAAGCGCTGA
- a CDS encoding SDR family oxidoreductase — translation MIVITGASGQLGQLVISSLLKKLPASSIAAVVRDPAKASALAAQGVQLRQADYNDPASLDAAFQGAEKILLISSSEVGQRLPQHRNAVEAAKRAQPKLLAYTSVLHADTSPLGLAGEHKATEELIRASGLNYTILRNGWYFENYHNSIVGGPAHGAVLGSAGEGRIAAAARADYADAAVAVLTAVEPPQALYELGGDHPFTMAELADEIARQSGQPVAYHNLPEAEYKAALLGWGLPEGLAALIADSDSGAAQGGLDDRSRSLSQLIGHPTQTLADAVQAALSA, via the coding sequence ATGATCGTCATTACCGGCGCCAGCGGCCAGCTCGGCCAACTCGTGATTTCCAGCCTGCTCAAGAAACTGCCCGCCAGCAGCATCGCGGCCGTGGTGCGCGACCCGGCCAAGGCCAGCGCGCTCGCCGCCCAGGGCGTGCAATTGCGCCAGGCCGACTACAACGACCCCGCCTCGCTCGACGCCGCCTTCCAGGGCGCCGAGAAGATCCTGCTGATCTCGTCCAGCGAAGTGGGCCAGCGCCTGCCGCAGCACCGCAATGCTGTCGAAGCTGCCAAGCGCGCCCAGCCCAAACTGCTGGCCTATACCAGCGTGCTGCATGCCGACACCTCGCCGCTGGGCCTGGCTGGTGAACACAAGGCCACTGAAGAGCTGATCCGCGCCAGCGGCCTCAATTACACGATCCTGCGCAATGGCTGGTACTTCGAGAACTACCACAACAGCATCGTCGGCGGCCCCGCCCACGGCGCCGTGCTCGGCAGCGCCGGCGAAGGCCGCATTGCCGCCGCCGCCCGCGCCGACTATGCCGACGCCGCCGTCGCCGTCCTCACCGCAGTGGAGCCGCCGCAAGCCCTGTATGAACTGGGCGGCGACCATCCCTTCACGATGGCCGAGCTGGCTGACGAGATCGCCCGCCAATCCGGCCAGCCCGTGGCGTACCACAATCTGCCGGAAGCCGAGTACAAAGCCGCCCTGCTGGGCTGGGGCTTGCCCGAAGGCCTGGCCGCGCTGATCGCCGACTCCGACAGTGGCGCTGCGCAAGGCGGCCTCGACGACCGCAGCCGCAGCCTGAGCCAGCTGATCGGCCACCCCACCCAAACCCTGGCCGACGCCGTCCAAGCCGCCCTGTCCGCCTAA
- the cysE gene encoding serine O-acetyltransferase, translating to MFRQLRQDISSIIERDPAARNGWEVLTCYPGLQAIAAHRSAHWCWTHGLKWPGRFISYLARIVTGIEIHPGAQIGNRVFIDHGFGVVIGETAEVGDDCTIYQGVTLGGTSLHAGAKRHPTLERGVIVGAGAKVLGGFTIGEYAKVGSNAVLLKAVPAGATAVGNPAHIVQKDQQGYGSATSRLFSAYGVTPNGDDPLSKALLGLISHADAQEQQIERIMAVLKAAGLDCPKIAECENFDPAQLNKLVE from the coding sequence ATGTTTCGCCAATTACGCCAGGACATCAGCAGCATCATTGAACGCGATCCCGCAGCCCGCAACGGCTGGGAGGTGCTGACCTGTTATCCCGGCCTGCAAGCCATCGCCGCGCACCGCTCGGCGCACTGGTGCTGGACGCACGGCTTGAAATGGCCGGGCCGCTTCATTTCCTATCTGGCGCGCATCGTCACCGGCATCGAGATTCATCCCGGCGCGCAGATCGGCAACCGCGTTTTCATCGATCATGGCTTCGGTGTGGTGATCGGCGAAACGGCCGAGGTGGGGGACGATTGCACCATCTACCAGGGCGTGACCCTGGGAGGCACCTCGCTGCACGCGGGGGCCAAGCGCCATCCGACGCTGGAACGCGGTGTTATCGTGGGTGCCGGGGCCAAGGTGCTGGGCGGCTTTACCATTGGCGAATATGCCAAGGTCGGCTCCAATGCCGTGCTGCTGAAGGCCGTGCCGGCGGGCGCCACGGCGGTCGGCAATCCGGCCCATATCGTGCAGAAGGACCAGCAGGGTTATGGCTCCGCGACCTCGCGCCTGTTTTCCGCTTATGGTGTGACGCCGAACGGGGACGATCCGCTGTCCAAGGCCTTGCTCGGCCTGATCAGCCATGCCGACGCGCAGGAGCAGCAGATCGAGCGCATCATGGCGGTATTGAAAGCGGCGGGGCTGGATTGCCCCAAGATTGCCGAGTGCGAGAATTTCGACCCGGCGCAATTGAACAAGCTTGTCGAGTAA
- a CDS encoding helix-turn-helix domain-containing protein yields the protein MKTSKSLRAALAAQTEARRGKLLAADCPSRAVLSHVTSRWGVLVLVVLLGGTHRFSQLRREVGGVSEKMLAQTLDGLVGDGFVARHALPVIPPHVEYRLTPMGEEVAARLEVLVDWIEDNFPRIAAARTELAVQEQAAGKAEAGARKAA from the coding sequence ATGAAAACCAGCAAATCCCTGCGCGCCGCCCTGGCGGCGCAAACCGAGGCGCGGCGCGGCAAGCTGCTGGCCGCCGACTGCCCCTCACGCGCCGTCCTCAGTCATGTCACCAGCCGCTGGGGCGTGCTGGTGCTGGTGGTACTGCTGGGCGGCACGCACCGCTTCAGCCAGCTGCGCCGCGAAGTCGGCGGGGTCAGCGAAAAGATGCTGGCCCAGACCCTGGACGGCCTGGTGGGCGATGGCTTTGTCGCGCGCCATGCGCTGCCGGTGATTCCGCCTCATGTGGAATACCGCCTGACGCCGATGGGCGAGGAAGTGGCGGCGCGCCTGGAAGTGCTGGTCGACTGGATCGAGGACAATTTCCCGCGCATCGCCGCCGCCCGCACCGAACTGGCGGTGCAGGAACAGGCGGCTGGCAAGGCTGAAGCCGGGGCGCGCAAGGCAGCCTGA
- the rlmB gene encoding 23S rRNA (guanosine(2251)-2'-O)-methyltransferase RlmB encodes MIFGFHAVTSRLRHEASSVEEIFVDASRSDRRMQDLIGTAKGLGVRVMPVDSARLDKIVGTRRHQGVIAFASQLALARNLDELLDAIDGPPLLLVLDGITDPHNLGACLRVADGVGAHAVIVPKDRAVGLNATAAKVASGAAETVPYITVTNLARTLRELKERDIWLIGTSDDGEKGLYEADFTGPTALVMGSEGEGMRRLTRETCDMLVSIPMFGSVESLNVSVASGVCLYEARRQRIAKEG; translated from the coding sequence ATGATTTTCGGCTTCCACGCCGTGACCTCCCGCCTGCGCCACGAAGCTTCTTCGGTGGAAGAGATTTTCGTCGACGCCAGCCGCAGCGACCGCCGCATGCAGGATCTGATCGGCACCGCCAAGGGCCTTGGCGTGCGCGTGATGCCGGTCGATTCGGCCCGTCTCGACAAGATCGTCGGCACCCGCCGCCACCAGGGCGTGATCGCCTTCGCCTCCCAGCTGGCGCTGGCGCGCAATCTGGATGAGCTGCTGGATGCCATCGATGGCCCGCCGCTGCTGCTGGTCCTGGACGGCATCACCGATCCGCACAATCTGGGCGCCTGCCTGCGCGTGGCCGACGGCGTCGGCGCGCATGCCGTGATCGTGCCGAAGGACCGTGCCGTAGGCCTGAACGCCACCGCCGCCAAGGTTGCCAGCGGCGCCGCCGAGACTGTGCCGTACATCACCGTGACCAATCTGGCGCGCACCCTGCGCGAGCTGAAAGAGCGCGACATTTGGCTGATCGGCACCTCCGACGATGGCGAGAAAGGCTTGTACGAAGCCGATTTCACCGGCCCGACCGCGCTGGTGATGGGTTCCGAAGGCGAGGGTATGCGCCGCCTGACGCGCGAAACTTGCGATATGCTGGTCAGCATTCCGATGTTCGGCTCGGTGGAAAGCCTGAACGTGTCGGTCGCTTCCGGCGTCTGCCTGTACGAAGCGCGCCGCCAGCGCATCGCCAAAGAAGGCTAA